One Syntrophorhabdaceae bacterium genomic window, GCGATATGCTTCCCGGTGAGTGGCCCGGCGTATGGATTACCTGGAGAGAGGTCTCCCCGATATTGATATAATCCCCGTCCTTGACCGTTATATCAGCCGGTGGCGAGGGTTCCCCGCCGAACATGCTGAATGAATACGATGACTGGTTGACGAGGCTGCGGGCCTCTTTTTCGTGGATGATGATCTCTGCCCCGGTAAGGTCCTTCATCGTTTTGTTGCCCATGATATGGTCTACATGACAATGCGTATTGACGATGTATTTGATCGTGTATCCTCTGTCTGCGGCCTCCTTCAGGATCTTTTCACATTCCGCCGCAGGGTCGATAACGAGGGCGTCCTTTGTGACCTTGCACGCCACGATATATGCGAAGACTGCAAAACTGCCGACCTGTATCTGTTTTACAAACATATCGACCTCCCGGCGTGATAATCATAATACTTTTTAGTGCTGTTTTTCAAATTATTTGATAATATCTTACGCTGCAAGGAGTGAATCCTATCAGGAGGGAAAATGAAGCCCGTATACATTGAAGCGAGAGATCTCCCCGATGCATGGTTTCAGTGCATCTACCGAATCTTCGAGGATGACGGAGTCCATGAGTATGTCATTGACAGGGGCTCCTTTGAGGGCCAAAAGAGGAGGGAGTTCGACCTGGTCATGGTCAATATCACGTATCCGGGTACGCAGCCGCTTGTCCCGGACATACCCTCTGAGCTGGGTATACCCGCTCCTGCATCAATGGAATACGTTGAAGAATATCTTCAGTACCTGATGACGGACAAAAAGGCAGAGAATGAGCTTTATACATACGGAGAAAGGCTCACAAACCCCAAGGTCTGTATTGACGGAAAGGAGTACGCCATCGGTATCAATCCGGTCATGGAGGTCATAAGGATTTACAAAGAAGGCAAATACGGGACAAACCAGGCCATCATGGAAGTGGGCATGCCCCAGGATATAGCCCTCGAGGATCCGCCGTGTCTGCGGCTCATCGATACGCGGCTTATGAACGGCAGGTTACATTTCGTGCTCTACTTCAGGAGCTGGGACCTCTGGGCCGGATTTCCATCGAATCTTGCGGCCATACAGCTTCTCAAAGAATATATGTGCCATGAGATAGGCGTTGAAGACGGCACCATTACCGCCATCAGCAAAGGTCTCCACCTCTACGAGTATACCTTCGGGCTGGCGTTGCAGAGGCTGAGGAGAACGACCGGCTAACAGCTGATAGAAAACGTATATCGTATATAGTATGTCGTATATTGTGAACTGCAAAAAAACGATGAACATCAAAGCGTAAGGGGTTTAATCGCCGAACGCATTACGCCGAGCGTTCTTTTGGGAATCTCGATATACGATATACGAACTACGATATACGATCTTCATGAGCTGCCTTTCACGTTCAAGGTTGTTTCCCGTAGAGCAGGACCTTCTCGTATCCTTCCCGGATAGTCTTCTGAATCGTTGCAATATCAGAATCCTCGTTGTATGCATGGGTTTCATATCTGTTCGTTTCCGGATCGAGTATTGTGATGAAGAGATTATTCTCCCGGGAAGGTATGATCTCGATGAAGACCCTTCTCTGGTAGAGAAAAGAGATCCCATAGTGTGATGATTCAATCTGCGTGTCCTTACAGTTGTACGCCGTGAAACTCAAAAGCTCGTTTGTCGTATCCTGCAAAGTTTTCGAGGATATCCGTTCCAGATGATTTTTTACATAGGGTTCTTTTATGCACCTGTTGATATCGACCTCGACAGATGCAGCCCCTGGCTGATCGCTAAACCTGTTAAGGTGAGCGGCATAGTCAACGATCTCAGGGTAGGTGTAGGTTTCTTTTTCCCACAATCCCTGGAAGATTTTGTCTGCATCGCCCCATGAAAATTCTTTCGCCATGTCTATGAACAGGTTTCTCCTGAGTATGCGGTCATAGAAGTTCTCGATATTGAGCCGTTCCATCCTGCTGTCCACATAAAGGCTCCATATCTGGTTATAACAATCCCGCACGCCGGGTTCCTTGTCTTCATCAGGTGTTATCTTCGGATCATACTGAAAGGCCGGGTTCAAGACATCCTGAACATACAGAAACAGGCGGTAGACTCTCCCGTATAAAAAGGTGTCATCGTCCCAGATGATGATCTTGACATCGAGATATTCCTTTTTTCTTTTTATTAGCGCCTTTTCCTGCCAGGGTGAATCGGTTTTTTCAATGAAGAGACTCTTGACAGAAGGGGTCAGGCCGAGTTGCGCAATGATGTCTTCAGCGACGGCCTGTATATCTTCCACTTTTCTTAGAATTCCCCTTCCAGGCCATAGAGCTCAAGAAGGAGGGTTTTTGCTTTCATCCATCTGGAATCTTTTTTTATGGAAAAAGGGGTGATCTTTATGTATTCCGACAGGTATTTCCTCCCTCTTTCAGCGTCACCTCTTTTAGCATAGATATAACCGAGATTGAAGGTAGATGTTTCATAGATGCCGTTATACCTGCCTTCAACCTGTTCGAGCCTTTGTAATTTCAGCAAGATGGTCTCTTTATCATTTTGCGGCGTTGCCGCATCGTTCATCGCTTTTTCATAATAGGCGCGAACGGTTTTTACGGAGGCCAGTACGTCTTTTGCAAAATCGTTTATCTTGAGCGAAGGGCCGAGGGTGCTTACGAAGTCGTTCTTTTTGAGTTGTTCGTCTATCTTTTTTACAAGACCCTGGACGTTAGAATCGTTGATGGCAGTCTCTTTGACCGGAGCAGACCGGGAAGATTTTTTCTCAGCGGCCGATATCGGGCAGGGGAGAAGGATCGTTACGACAAATAGTATGGCCACTGCGATGACGGTGATTGTTTTTTTGTTCATGAAGGCACCTCTTGAGTTTCTCTATGTTTTGAATTCTTCTTGTTTGCACGAAAGCTACAAATAAAATGGCGGTGCAGGGAATTGAACCCCGGACACTGCGGATATGAGCCGCATGCTCTAACCATCTGAGCTACACCGCCGCGCTGTTTTTATATGATATAATGCGGCTCTTGTCAATAGAAAATAGCCAAAGATAATATAGAGTTCTGCTATTTTTATTCGACGGCGACAGGATTTGTGGTATAAAGGATTTGGCTGGTTACCGGATATGAAACTGACAATACTCGGCACAGGGACATCGACGCCGTCCCTTAAACGGGGTTCTTCCTCGTATTTGCTGACCACAAGAAGACAGAAGATATTGATCGATATCGGTCCTGCGGTCGTGAGGAGACTCCTGGAATGCGGTTATTCTGTGCTTGATGTTGATGTCGTTGTCATCACCCATTTTCACGTCGATCACACGGCAGACCTGTCGACTTTTCTCTTCGCATGCAATTACGGCGAAGAGGCGAGGACAAAACCATTGATGATTATCGGGGGGCCGGGGATACACAGGTTTTACAGCGGGCTCAAGAAGATCTACCGCTGGATAGAGCCGAAGTCTTACGAGCTTTCGATCGTCAGCATGAAAAGAGATACACTGCAGCTCGATGGCATTACCGTTGAGGCCTATCCGGTTAAGCATAACAGGGAGAGCATCGGCGTAAGGATCAGCGAAAAGAAGACCGTGGCGTTCACCGGCGATACGGCCTATTCAAAGAACCTCGTGAAACTTGCTGCCGGGGCCGATCTCCTCGTCACGGAATGCTCTTTCCCGCACAGGACAATGAAGGGACATATGAACCTCGAAACACTTGAGAAGCTCACCAGGGAGGCAAAGCCCAAACGGGTCATCCTCACCCACCTCGATCCCGAGTGGGAGGACTTCAAGGGCGTCCTCCATTCGCCTTATCTGCTGGGCGAGGATGGGATGACGATCAATCTGAAATTATTGGCAGGAGGTGGACCATGAAAACTGCAGTGAAGGCCGCCCTGTTGTCAGGCTTTGTGTTTCCCGGCCTGGGCCAGATTTATCTCAAACGATACCTGCGGGGACTCATCATTCTGATACCTGTATTGTTGGGACTGATCATCATCGTTGGCATAGCAACGGTTGGTGTTATGGAGAGCCTGAAGCAAATTGAGGCCGGGGCCGCTGATGCGAACACCATGCTAACCCTTGCCGCCTCACATTCCGCGCGCAATGATATTGTTTCTAAAGCCATTTCTTTATTCATTGTATGTTGTTGGCTTTTTTCCATGATAGACGCCTATAGCATAGGCAGAAGAAAGAGTATGCTCAACGCAAGAGATGAAAAAGAGATTAGAACGCAACCCGATGGCCTTACGCGCAGTGGAAAATAAGGATTGGAGTGGGGGACGTCCTGGTTTAAATTAAATAACTTTCCCCGCCAGGTTACTCTTTGTTTTGTTTATATTCGGCATTCGGAAATCAGCAATCGCAAATCAGATGCCTTTAGACGTCAGTCCCCGTTAGTCCTGCCCGTCAACTCGGCCATGAGCTCTTTCACGGTTGTATGCCTGTCGATGCGATAACCGTTAGCGCCGACGGTGTAGAGGGGATCTTCCTCAAGGGGGTTGTATCCGGCGGAGCTGAGGAGCCCGTTGCAGATGCAAAAGGCGCCGCCGTCATCGAGTCGCGCGCGGCACTGCGTGAAATTTCCTTCCCTGTCGGGTCTCAATACATACCCCTTATTGCACCGCGGTTTTCTCTTCTGCTCAAGCGCGCTCCGGAACATGGGTGACCCTTTGATAACCATGAACGGCAGGCCACAGGGGGAACCGGGGTTGTGCGACACGACGATATCCTCTTTTCCCGCGTTAATGACAGCCTGTTTATACGCGTCAGATGCGCTGCACTCCTGCGTAACGAGGAAACGTGTTCCCATCTGTACCCCGTTCGCACCCATTTTTAG contains:
- a CDS encoding MBL fold metallo-hydrolase; the encoded protein is MFVKQIQVGSFAVFAYIVACKVTKDALVIDPAAECEKILKEAADRGYTIKYIVNTHCHVDHIMGNKTMKDLTGAEIIIHEKEARSLVNQSSYSFSMFGGEPSPPADITVKDGDYINIGETSLQVIHTPGHSPGSISLYHKGMVFTGDTLFVGGVGRTDLDGGSWEVLLSSVRNRLFVLPDDTIVAPGHNYGDTPRSTIGHEKQYNPYVGQRGGY
- a CDS encoding thymidylate synthase translates to MKPVYIEARDLPDAWFQCIYRIFEDDGVHEYVIDRGSFEGQKRREFDLVMVNITYPGTQPLVPDIPSELGIPAPASMEYVEEYLQYLMTDKKAENELYTYGERLTNPKVCIDGKEYAIGINPVMEVIRIYKEGKYGTNQAIMEVGMPQDIALEDPPCLRLIDTRLMNGRLHFVLYFRSWDLWAGFPSNLAAIQLLKEYMCHEIGVEDGTITAISKGLHLYEYTFGLALQRLRRTTG
- a CDS encoding ribonuclease Z, which translates into the protein MKLTILGTGTSTPSLKRGSSSYLLTTRRQKILIDIGPAVVRRLLECGYSVLDVDVVVITHFHVDHTADLSTFLFACNYGEEARTKPLMIIGGPGIHRFYSGLKKIYRWIEPKSYELSIVSMKRDTLQLDGITVEAYPVKHNRESIGVRISEKKTVAFTGDTAYSKNLVKLAAGADLLVTECSFPHRTMKGHMNLETLEKLTREAKPKRVILTHLDPEWEDFKGVLHSPYLLGEDGMTINLKLLAGGGP